In the genome of Coraliomargarita algicola, one region contains:
- the radC gene encoding RadC family protein — protein sequence MSVIYSSNRRIKDMLASERPQERLEKLGVEALSDRELLAMILRSGPPGVDVVSMSEELLHKAGSLTHLLRWSAKDFQQIRGIGKVKALQLISVMQFAKRILTEDMGNEVIFDSSAMVARHFRPLVAGEEIERFWVLCLDRKNRLIKREEVTKGTATNCLAHPREVFREAIKQGATAIIAVHNHPSGDPAPSRADIQVTRQLRESAKVIGIDLHDHVIVGHKAHDPQGLGYYSFNEAGLI from the coding sequence ATGAGTGTCATTTATTCAAGCAATCGCCGCATTAAAGACATGCTGGCGAGCGAGCGTCCGCAAGAGCGCTTGGAAAAGCTTGGAGTGGAAGCGCTCAGCGACCGCGAATTACTAGCGATGATCCTACGCAGCGGCCCTCCTGGTGTGGATGTGGTGAGCATGTCGGAAGAACTGCTCCACAAGGCTGGCAGCCTCACGCATCTACTGCGCTGGTCCGCCAAGGATTTTCAGCAGATACGGGGCATCGGCAAAGTGAAGGCACTGCAGCTGATCTCCGTGATGCAATTCGCCAAGCGCATCTTAACCGAAGACATGGGCAACGAGGTCATCTTCGACAGCTCGGCCATGGTTGCCCGCCATTTTCGTCCATTAGTCGCGGGCGAAGAAATCGAACGCTTTTGGGTGCTCTGCCTCGACCGCAAGAACCGCCTAATCAAGCGTGAAGAAGTGACCAAAGGGACGGCTACGAATTGCCTGGCGCACCCACGTGAAGTCTTTCGCGAGGCCATCAAGCAAGGCGCCACAGCCATCATCGCCGTGCACAACCACCCTAGCGGCGATCCAGCCCCCAGCCGCGCCGACATACAAGTCACACGCCAACTGCGCGAATCCGCCAAAGTCATCGGCATCGACCTGCACGACCACGTCATCGTCGGGCACAAGGCCCACGACCCGCAGGGTCTCGGCTACTACAGTTTCAACGAAGCCGGCCTCATCTAG
- a CDS encoding sugar kinase, producing the protein MAIDIKSPDSCEYGCISLGEVMLRLDPGEGRVHTTRQFTAWEGGGEYNVARGLRRCFGLKTAVVTAFADNPVGRLVEDFILQGGVDTDFIKWVEYDGIGREVRNGLNFTERGFGIRGAVGCPDRGNTAASQLKPGDIDWEEIFGKRGAQWFHTGGIYAALSATTPDVVLEAVKCAKKHGTIVSYDLNYRPSLWKDFGGLAKCQEVNREIAQYVDVMIGNEEDFTACLGFEVEGVDENISHIPVEAFKKMIGTAIKQFPNFKATATTLRAVKTATVNDWAAMVWHDGEFYESMQFPELEIMDRVGGGDSFASGLIYGFLTENDPQEAVDYGCVHGALAMTTPGDTTMASLKEVKKIKAGGGARVDR; encoded by the coding sequence ATGGCTATCGATATCAAATCCCCTGACTCATGTGAATACGGCTGCATCTCGCTCGGCGAGGTGATGCTACGCCTCGATCCCGGCGAAGGCCGCGTCCACACCACGCGCCAGTTTACAGCCTGGGAAGGCGGCGGCGAATACAATGTCGCCCGCGGCTTGCGTCGCTGCTTTGGTCTGAAGACCGCGGTGGTCACTGCGTTTGCGGACAATCCTGTCGGTCGCTTGGTAGAAGACTTCATCCTACAAGGCGGCGTCGACACTGACTTCATCAAATGGGTGGAGTACGACGGCATCGGCCGCGAGGTGCGCAACGGCCTGAACTTCACCGAGCGCGGCTTCGGCATCCGTGGTGCTGTCGGCTGTCCTGACCGCGGCAACACCGCCGCCAGCCAGCTCAAGCCCGGCGACATCGACTGGGAAGAGATCTTCGGCAAGCGCGGCGCACAGTGGTTCCACACTGGCGGCATCTACGCAGCGCTCAGCGCCACCACACCAGACGTCGTCTTGGAAGCAGTCAAGTGTGCGAAGAAGCACGGCACCATCGTCAGTTACGATTTGAACTACCGCCCATCACTCTGGAAAGACTTCGGCGGCCTCGCTAAGTGCCAGGAAGTGAATCGCGAGATTGCACAATATGTCGACGTGATGATCGGCAACGAAGAAGACTTCACCGCCTGCCTCGGCTTCGAGGTCGAGGGCGTGGATGAGAATATCTCCCACATCCCAGTGGAAGCCTTCAAGAAGATGATCGGCACCGCCATCAAGCAGTTCCCGAATTTCAAGGCCACTGCAACCACATTGCGCGCAGTCAAAACCGCCACTGTTAACGACTGGGCCGCCATGGTTTGGCACGACGGCGAATTCTACGAGTCCATGCAGTTCCCGGAATTGGAGATCATGGACCGCGTGGGCGGCGGCGACAGTTTCGCCTCGGGCCTGATTTACGGTTTCCTTACCGAAAACGATCCACAGGAAGCGGTCGACTACGGCTGTGTGCACGGTGCCCTCGCCATGACCACTCCCGGCGACACCACCATGGCCTCGCTCAAGGAAGTGAAAAAGATCAAAGCCGGCGGCGGCGCTCGCGTGGATCGCTAG
- a CDS encoding ABC transporter permease, producing the protein MTKLEREQTATDVRSLGRDAWERLCANRMARIGGGLFIGITLLCLIGPFFVPYSLETTQLAYGAQPPSWSHWFGTDELGRDLLIRTLIGGRISIGVGFAATAVALLIGVVYGMIAGYYGGRIEAGMMRFVDTLYALPFTIIVILLTVLLGRSILLIFLAIGAVEWLTMARIVRGQTKALRKQTFIDAAIVNGVPTRRILGRHILPNLLGPVIVFTTLTIPAVILLESVISFLGLGVQPPMSSWGILINEGAVKLDIYPWMLIFPAVFFSLTIFALNFVGDGLRDALDPKDSGDS; encoded by the coding sequence ATGACTAAGCTCGAACGCGAACAGACAGCGACCGACGTACGCTCACTGGGACGCGACGCCTGGGAACGCCTGTGCGCCAACCGCATGGCACGCATCGGCGGCGGACTCTTTATCGGCATCACCCTACTCTGCTTGATCGGGCCCTTTTTTGTGCCCTACTCGCTGGAAACCACCCAGTTGGCCTACGGCGCTCAGCCTCCTTCTTGGTCACACTGGTTTGGCACCGACGAACTCGGTCGCGACTTACTGATACGCACTTTGATTGGCGGACGCATCTCCATCGGCGTCGGCTTCGCCGCGACCGCGGTGGCGCTGCTGATCGGAGTCGTCTATGGCATGATTGCCGGCTACTACGGCGGACGCATTGAAGCCGGCATGATGCGCTTCGTCGACACGCTCTACGCACTGCCCTTCACCATTATCGTCATTTTGCTCACCGTTCTACTCGGCCGCAGTATTCTATTGATCTTCCTCGCCATCGGCGCGGTGGAATGGCTGACCATGGCCCGCATCGTGCGCGGACAAACCAAGGCGCTGCGCAAGCAGACTTTTATCGATGCCGCCATCGTAAATGGCGTGCCGACTCGCCGCATTCTAGGCCGACACATATTGCCCAACCTACTCGGGCCGGTGATTGTCTTCACCACCCTCACCATTCCCGCCGTGATTTTATTGGAATCCGTGATCAGCTTCCTCGGCCTCGGCGTGCAACCGCCAATGAGCTCCTGGGGCATCTTGATCAACGAGGGCGCAGTCAAACTAGACATCTACCCTTGGATGTTGATCTTCCCCGCAGTCTTTTTCTCGCTCACGATCTTCGCGCTCAACTTTGTGGGCGACGGCCTACGCGACGCGCTAGACCCCAAGGACTCGGGCGATTCCTAG
- a CDS encoding PEP-CTERM sorting domain-containing protein (PEP-CTERM proteins occur, often in large numbers, in the proteomes of bacteria that also encode an exosortase, a predicted intramembrane cysteine proteinase. The presence of a PEP-CTERM domain at a protein's C-terminus predicts cleavage within the sorting domain, followed by covalent anchoring to some some component of the (usually Gram-negative) cell surface. Many PEP-CTERM proteins exhibit an unusual sequence composition that includes large numbers of potential glycosylation sites. Expression of one such protein has been shown restore the ability of a bacterium to form floc, a type of biofilm.) — MKHTYLISTLTLATGFIPMASHAAIITWLSPTNISGDSDVSTEGDFVFAASFYTLTTSTTVNGVTFSGGGNISDMADSSPYGTDLTYNFYDANDTAFTSAVEPYSKLSADYQTLLQSAILGQNNGGALTLTLGDLTLSQEYQLQIWVNDPRGGGVASRYTTITDGPVLEYSVTDDSGSAGQYVIGTFTADATTQSITISGGTDSGSSSNQINALQLRAVPEPSSTALLIGAMSSALLLLRRRT; from the coding sequence ATGAAACATACATATTTAATCTCCACTCTCACGCTTGCTACGGGATTCATTCCTATGGCTTCCCATGCCGCCATAATAACATGGCTATCGCCAACGAACATCTCTGGCGATTCTGATGTCTCAACTGAAGGCGACTTCGTTTTCGCTGCCAGCTTTTACACCCTAACTACCAGTACCACAGTAAACGGTGTAACTTTTTCCGGCGGTGGAAACATTAGCGACATGGCGGACTCCAGTCCCTACGGTACGGATTTAACCTACAACTTTTACGACGCAAACGATACCGCTTTCACCTCGGCAGTCGAACCATATAGTAAATTGAGTGCGGATTACCAAACTCTCCTGCAAAGCGCGATCCTCGGACAGAATAATGGCGGGGCCTTAACTCTGACGCTTGGAGATCTGACACTTAGCCAGGAGTATCAGCTCCAAATTTGGGTCAATGATCCGCGGGGAGGTGGCGTTGCTTCTCGTTACACGACCATCACGGATGGACCAGTGCTCGAGTATAGCGTAACTGATGACTCTGGGAGTGCGGGACAGTATGTGATCGGCACTTTCACTGCTGACGCGACCACCCAGAGCATCACAATTTCTGGAGGCACAGATTCAGGCAGCTCAAGCAACCAAATAAACGCACTTCAGTTACGTGCGGTTCCCGAGCCGTCTTCGACTGCCCTACTGATCGGTGCTATGAGTAGCGCTCTTCTACTTCTCCGCCGGAGGACTTAA
- a CDS encoding peptidylprolyl isomerase: MKHLRLFSSLLLTTCLFQSSLQAQLAPDPALLRLGNGIAAIAEGQIITVEALRRELEPIIPRLRVESKSAEEFSKRIDQLSKEVLQNMIDRIIIVKAAEEKGLMIPPSYIEQEYDDVIQRDFGGDRGRFLEYLRARGETARDFRKDIYKRVVVNVMRQESRRSQSEVSPERIEEFYVKNKIRFYQAEALHLRQIILTPLADEGLVPLRQTAKKVIDELNSGANFGDVARKYSQDEMSRNGGDWGWIERKDIRKELSDAAFNLEAGSYSQPIEIGGTIFILYAEDKREEMIQPIVQVRDIIENVLIGEIARETQDKWLQEVRNEAYVRYFM; encoded by the coding sequence ATGAAGCATCTTCGCCTCTTCAGCTCTTTATTGCTCACCACCTGCTTGTTTCAGTCCAGTCTGCAGGCTCAACTCGCCCCCGATCCAGCACTCCTTCGCCTTGGAAATGGCATTGCAGCCATCGCTGAAGGGCAGATTATTACCGTCGAAGCGCTGCGCCGCGAACTGGAGCCCATTATCCCAAGATTGCGGGTCGAATCCAAGAGTGCGGAGGAATTTTCCAAGCGCATCGATCAGCTGAGTAAGGAAGTGCTGCAAAACATGATCGACCGCATAATCATCGTGAAGGCGGCCGAGGAGAAGGGGCTGATGATCCCGCCATCCTATATCGAACAGGAGTATGACGATGTGATCCAGCGCGATTTCGGGGGCGACCGTGGACGCTTTCTCGAGTATCTGCGCGCGCGAGGCGAAACTGCGCGCGACTTCCGCAAAGACATTTACAAGCGCGTGGTGGTCAACGTGATGCGCCAAGAATCGCGTCGTTCGCAGTCCGAGGTCAGTCCCGAACGCATCGAAGAATTTTACGTTAAGAACAAGATCCGTTTCTATCAGGCCGAGGCACTCCACCTGCGCCAAATCATTCTAACACCGCTCGCTGACGAAGGCTTAGTGCCACTGCGCCAGACAGCCAAGAAGGTGATCGATGAGCTCAATAGCGGAGCCAACTTTGGCGACGTCGCCCGCAAATACAGTCAGGATGAAATGAGCCGCAACGGTGGCGACTGGGGCTGGATCGAGCGCAAAGACATACGGAAAGAACTCAGCGACGCGGCCTTCAACCTAGAAGCGGGCAGCTATAGCCAACCAATCGAAATCGGAGGCACCATCTTTATTCTTTACGCAGAGGATAAGCGCGAAGAGATGATCCAGCCAATCGTACAGGTACGCGATATTATCGAGAACGTGCTGATCGGCGAAATCGCCCGTGAGACACAAGACAAGTGGCTGCAAGAAGTGCGTAACGAGGCTTACGTGCGTTATTTCATGTAG
- a CDS encoding class I SAM-dependent methyltransferase, with product MDVKQVKAYFDSEGVVDYYAQAAADLGLWASEEKIFTRVFTPQDSLLELGCGAGRIALGLYELGYRNVLATDYSRSMVTQARELAKRLEYAMHCRVCDATQLEFEDNLFDGAIFGFNGLMQIPQLAQREQALREILRVIRPGAWFVFTSHDRERSAHRDFWEAESLRWQYGTEKAELDDFGDRTEATDHGAHFMHVPTVAEMQALLAKVGFHVEASVMRSELGQESAQVEAFSDDCRFWVVQKPLRAAT from the coding sequence ATGGACGTTAAACAGGTAAAAGCATATTTTGATTCGGAGGGTGTGGTGGACTATTACGCGCAGGCTGCGGCCGACCTGGGGCTTTGGGCGTCGGAGGAGAAAATTTTCACACGTGTCTTTACGCCGCAGGATTCGCTTTTGGAATTGGGCTGCGGTGCGGGGCGTATTGCGCTCGGTTTGTATGAGCTGGGCTACCGGAATGTGTTGGCTACGGATTATTCGCGCAGTATGGTGACGCAGGCGCGCGAGTTGGCCAAGCGTCTGGAGTATGCGATGCACTGCCGGGTGTGCGATGCCACGCAGTTAGAGTTTGAGGATAATCTGTTTGATGGCGCGATTTTTGGTTTTAATGGTTTGATGCAGATCCCGCAGCTCGCGCAGCGGGAACAGGCCTTGCGGGAAATTTTGCGGGTGATTCGTCCGGGCGCTTGGTTTGTTTTTACTTCGCATGATCGTGAGCGTTCGGCGCATCGCGACTTCTGGGAGGCCGAAAGCCTGCGCTGGCAATACGGCACAGAAAAGGCGGAGTTGGATGACTTTGGCGATCGCACCGAGGCGACCGATCATGGGGCGCATTTCATGCACGTGCCAACAGTGGCCGAGATGCAGGCGCTGCTAGCTAAAGTAGGCTTCCATGTCGAAGCCTCTGTCATGCGCAGCGAATTGGGGCAAGAGTCTGCGCAGGTGGAAGCCTTTTCTGATGATTGCCGCTTTTGGGTGGTGCAGAAGCCGCTGAGGGCCGCGACTTGA
- a CDS encoding ABC transporter permease, translated as MFQLILRRLLQAIPTLWVIATATFVLMQLTPGGPFDTEKDIPEEVQALINAHYGLDLPMHEQYLRFLGQRLRGDFGPSYKYAGWDVDEIIAQSFPVSLELGCYALLVALAIGTPIGVFAALRHKRPSETALMGFAMLGICLPAFVLGPILIMVFSMQLGWFNPFGWNTASDRVLPSITLGLFYAAYIARLARSGMLDVMRLDYIRTARAKGLRERAVVLRHALRTALYPVVAYLGPAVAGLISGSFVVETIFFIPGLGSFFVNSAFNRDSTMVMGTVLFYAVLILFFNLLVDLIQMWMNPRTRHD; from the coding sequence GTGTTTCAACTCATCCTCAGACGTCTACTGCAAGCCATCCCCACATTGTGGGTAATTGCGACAGCGACCTTTGTCCTGATGCAGCTCACGCCGGGAGGCCCCTTTGACACGGAAAAAGATATTCCGGAAGAAGTGCAGGCGCTGATCAATGCCCACTACGGCTTGGACCTGCCGATGCATGAGCAGTATCTACGCTTTCTGGGGCAACGCTTGCGGGGCGATTTCGGGCCTTCTTACAAATATGCGGGCTGGGATGTGGACGAAATTATCGCGCAGAGCTTTCCGGTCTCATTGGAGCTGGGCTGCTACGCGCTGCTGGTCGCCTTGGCAATCGGCACCCCCATCGGCGTGTTCGCCGCGCTGCGACACAAGCGGCCGTCGGAAACTGCACTCATGGGCTTTGCCATGCTGGGCATCTGCCTGCCGGCCTTTGTGCTGGGGCCCATCCTGATCATGGTTTTCAGTATGCAACTCGGCTGGTTCAATCCCTTTGGCTGGAATACAGCCAGCGACCGGGTGCTGCCCTCAATCACGCTGGGGCTCTTTTATGCGGCCTACATCGCGCGCCTGGCACGCAGCGGCATGTTGGATGTGATGCGGCTCGACTATATTCGCACTGCCCGCGCCAAGGGTTTACGCGAGCGTGCGGTGGTGTTGCGGCACGCGCTGCGCACTGCGCTCTATCCGGTAGTGGCCTACCTGGGGCCCGCTGTAGCAGGGCTGATCAGCGGCTCCTTTGTCGTGGAAACCATCTTTTTCATCCCCGGGCTGGGCAGTTTCTTTGTCAATTCCGCCTTCAACCGCGACAGCACCATGGTGATGGGCACCGTGCTGTTTTACGCAGTGCTCATTTTATTTTTCAACCTACTGGTGGACCTCATTCAAATGTGGATGAACCCACGCACCCGCCATGACTAA
- the rlmN gene encoding 23S rRNA (adenine(2503)-C(2))-methyltransferase RlmN, with protein MRFTPQKPSLFGETLESLKTQIEAAGYKGFRAKQVMEWLYKKRVDSWDAMTNLPKDFRAWLDDTFILYPTAPVIDKRSNDVTQKLLLELEDKSLIETVLIRAPQTGVGQENSRKTVCVSIQVGCAYGCKFCASGLAGFRRNLMAAEVVSQLMHICRREDAHTDRAREEIASFDNIVFMGMGEPLSNYDTLVRTIRILNADWGLNFGARRITVSTSGLAPQILKLAEEGIAVRLAISLHGATNEVRQQIMPVNKKYPLEELIPAAKAFQQRHGRMLTLEFILIEGVNDSMEQARELAKIARELHAHVNCIPYNTVEGLPWKRPSVPRQDAFVEALRKAKVSCTIRREKGHDINAACGQLRLQTEKTRQAS; from the coding sequence GTGCGATTTACACCTCAAAAACCGAGCCTCTTTGGCGAAACTCTCGAAAGCCTGAAAACGCAGATTGAAGCGGCGGGCTATAAGGGCTTTCGTGCCAAGCAAGTCATGGAGTGGCTTTATAAAAAGCGCGTCGATTCCTGGGATGCGATGACGAATCTGCCCAAGGATTTTCGTGCCTGGTTGGATGACACGTTCATCTTGTATCCGACGGCGCCTGTGATCGATAAGCGCTCCAATGATGTGACCCAGAAGCTGTTGCTGGAGCTGGAAGACAAGTCCTTGATTGAAACGGTCTTGATTCGCGCACCGCAGACGGGAGTGGGGCAGGAAAATTCGCGCAAGACAGTCTGTGTGTCGATCCAGGTGGGCTGTGCCTATGGTTGTAAATTTTGTGCCTCCGGCTTGGCGGGCTTTCGTCGCAATCTGATGGCTGCGGAGGTGGTTTCGCAATTGATGCATATCTGTCGTCGTGAGGACGCACATACGGATCGCGCTCGTGAGGAGATTGCCTCCTTTGATAATATCGTGTTCATGGGCATGGGCGAGCCACTCTCGAATTACGATACGCTGGTGCGCACTATCCGTATTTTGAATGCGGACTGGGGCCTGAATTTTGGGGCGCGCCGTATCACGGTGTCCACTTCTGGGCTGGCGCCGCAGATTTTGAAGCTAGCTGAAGAGGGGATCGCCGTGCGGCTCGCGATCTCGCTGCATGGGGCCACGAATGAGGTGAGGCAGCAGATTATGCCGGTCAATAAAAAATACCCGCTGGAGGAATTGATCCCTGCGGCCAAGGCCTTTCAACAGCGTCATGGCCGTATGTTGACACTTGAATTTATTCTCATCGAGGGCGTCAACGATAGCATGGAACAGGCGCGTGAATTGGCTAAAATTGCCCGCGAGCTTCACGCTCACGTGAATTGCATTCCTTATAATACAGTGGAAGGCTTGCCGTGGAAACGCCCCAGTGTGCCCCGCCAGGACGCCTTTGTGGAGGCGCTGCGTAAGGCGAAAGTTTCCTGCACGATCCGTCGCGAGAAAGGCCACGATATCAACGCAGCTTGTGGGCAGCTACGCTTGCAAACAGAGAAGACTCGCCAGGCTTCGTAA
- a CDS encoding DUF2971 domain-containing protein: MEIELYRYFASHAFETLKDKMLMLARPSSLNDPFEFLYRSKGQITMAKARRYIKSRMKSEYFYREIKRNNPAIKNKSDFKKFMRSEFENLSRKYFDDYDTISTPDPLLCKIMAEKHFRLSCFTSTELLPHEEILMWSHYAAKHTGVRLKFRLNDSIKHPYLIKKVLYSKERAGLDLTNTAEIQETQKTIIESVRTKAEGWSYEKEYRLFAQPSDCKDVKGDDGEVRSFIRFKPEIILQIDFGINSPKREIERITTLARSEYPHVQIRKANYHKCDYALTYEEIYKA; encoded by the coding sequence ATGGAAATTGAGCTATACAGATATTTTGCGTCTCATGCATTTGAAACACTAAAAGACAAAATGCTGATGCTTGCTAGGCCAAGTTCGTTGAATGATCCGTTTGAGTTTCTATACAGGAGTAAAGGGCAGATCACCATGGCAAAGGCGCGACGATACATCAAAAGCCGGATGAAATCTGAATACTTCTATCGTGAAATAAAGAGAAACAATCCAGCGATAAAAAACAAATCGGACTTTAAGAAATTTATGCGAAGTGAGTTCGAGAATCTTTCACGAAAGTATTTTGATGATTATGACACTATATCGACCCCAGATCCATTGTTATGCAAAATAATGGCAGAGAAGCATTTTCGGCTATCTTGCTTTACTTCAACTGAGCTTCTACCTCACGAAGAAATTCTAATGTGGTCACACTACGCCGCTAAGCACACGGGAGTCAGATTGAAGTTTCGACTGAATGACTCGATAAAGCATCCCTACTTAATAAAGAAAGTTTTGTATAGTAAAGAACGTGCTGGCTTGGACCTCACAAATACTGCTGAAATACAGGAAACCCAAAAAACAATTATCGAGTCAGTTAGAACAAAAGCCGAAGGTTGGAGTTACGAAAAAGAGTATCGTTTATTTGCTCAACCTTCTGATTGCAAGGATGTGAAAGGTGACGATGGCGAAGTAAGATCCTTTATACGATTTAAACCTGAAATAATACTGCAGATTGATTTTGGAATTAATTCGCCGAAAAGAGAAATCGAAAGAATTACGACACTAGCACGTTCTGAATATCCTCATGTGCAAATTCGAAAGGCAAATTACCATAAATGCGACTACGCCCTAACCTATGAAGAAATTTACAAAGCCTAA
- a CDS encoding DNA-binding transcriptional regulator encodes MARRKHILMVLGSYDQAAHEGIARYAGQHGWHLDVSILKDFQLPEHWKGDGIITSLNFSRQLEEFVLKADVPTVDLSIWREDIDLPRVAADNTALGHLGAEHFIALGHQNCAWFGLAINPVSRTRYQAYRDTLAAAGIDCVRLDTVKAQDPVYITQRLLDLPKPCAIYTKSDYDTAWLAHLCHEAGLRIPDDVALLGADDNALICESQWVTLSSVRYDLARIGYEGAAMLDQIIKGEPLAERLKLIPPQGITVRQSTDALAATDPLVRQALAYIATHLRRSIGTLEIAEHLGVSRRLLELRFRNQMHSSIREYLIRRRIAEARKLLSTTQEPIETIAALTGFCNAPHFSRSFKRDTGMTPTKYRTQQAL; translated from the coding sequence ATGGCACGCAGGAAGCATATTTTGATGGTTTTGGGCAGTTACGACCAAGCCGCGCATGAAGGCATCGCACGTTATGCGGGGCAGCACGGCTGGCACTTGGACGTCAGTATTCTCAAGGATTTTCAGCTGCCCGAGCACTGGAAGGGGGACGGCATCATTACCTCGCTGAATTTCAGTCGCCAGCTGGAAGAATTTGTTTTGAAAGCCGATGTGCCGACGGTCGACCTGTCGATCTGGCGCGAAGACATTGATCTGCCCCGGGTAGCTGCGGACAATACCGCGCTGGGGCACCTCGGTGCGGAGCATTTTATAGCACTCGGGCACCAGAACTGCGCCTGGTTCGGGCTGGCGATCAACCCAGTCAGTCGCACTCGTTATCAGGCGTATCGTGACACGCTGGCCGCTGCCGGTATTGATTGTGTGCGACTCGATACCGTCAAGGCGCAGGATCCCGTTTACATCACTCAGCGCTTGCTGGATTTACCCAAGCCCTGTGCCATCTACACCAAAAGCGATTACGATACCGCCTGGTTGGCGCACCTCTGCCACGAAGCGGGGTTGCGCATTCCCGACGACGTCGCACTCTTGGGGGCCGATGACAACGCACTGATCTGCGAGAGTCAGTGGGTCACACTCTCCAGTGTGCGCTACGATCTTGCGCGCATCGGCTACGAAGGAGCCGCCATGTTGGATCAAATCATAAAGGGCGAGCCCCTCGCGGAGCGCCTCAAGTTGATCCCCCCGCAAGGCATCACCGTGCGTCAAAGCACCGATGCCTTGGCCGCCACCGACCCGCTGGTCAGGCAAGCGCTGGCTTACATCGCCACTCATTTGCGCCGTTCCATCGGCACCCTCGAAATCGCCGAGCACCTCGGGGTGAGTCGTCGCCTCTTAGAGCTACGCTTCCGCAATCAAATGCACAGCAGCATACGCGAATACTTAATCCGCAGGCGCATCGCTGAAGCCCGCAAGCTCCTCAGCACCACCCAAGAACCCATCGAAACCATCGCCGCGCTCACAGGCTTTTGCAACGCCCCACATTTCAGTCGCAGCTTTAAACGCGACACCGGCATGACACCAACCAAGTACCGCACGCAGCAAGCGCTGTGA
- a CDS encoding bifunctional 4-hydroxy-2-oxoglutarate aldolase/2-dehydro-3-deoxy-phosphogluconate aldolase — MSDLHKFPVIPVIVLDDANDAEPLAEALLAGGLNIIEVTFRTAAAAESIERIAKAFPEMQVGAGTVVTPEQAKRAIDAGSKFGLAPGTDPETIAYFKQQGVPFIPGIMTPSDIQAAVKAGCTSLKFFPAGAAGGPKLLKAMAAPYANLGIKFCPTGGVTLDNMNDYLSLPEVFAIGGTWLATKAQIQAKEWGTITQQVKDALAKASA; from the coding sequence ATGTCCGATCTACACAAATTCCCAGTCATCCCTGTCATCGTGCTCGACGATGCCAACGACGCCGAGCCACTCGCCGAAGCGCTGCTGGCCGGTGGCCTCAACATTATCGAAGTCACCTTCCGCACCGCGGCTGCAGCCGAATCCATTGAGCGCATCGCGAAGGCCTTCCCAGAAATGCAGGTCGGCGCCGGCACCGTGGTGACGCCCGAGCAAGCCAAGCGCGCGATCGATGCCGGCAGTAAGTTCGGCCTCGCACCGGGCACCGATCCGGAAACGATCGCTTATTTCAAGCAACAAGGAGTGCCCTTCATCCCCGGCATTATGACGCCCAGCGACATCCAAGCCGCTGTCAAAGCAGGCTGCACTTCGCTCAAGTTTTTCCCCGCAGGCGCAGCAGGCGGTCCAAAGCTGCTCAAAGCAATGGCCGCCCCCTACGCCAACCTGGGCATTAAATTTTGCCCCACAGGCGGCGTGACGCTCGACAACATGAACGACTACCTCTCGCTACCCGAGGTCTTCGCCATCGGTGGCACATGGCTCGCCACCAAAGCGCAGATCCAAGCGAAAGAATGGGGCACCATTACCCAGCAGGTGAAAGACGCGCTGGCCAAGGCTTCGGCGTAA